The Acropora muricata isolate sample 2 chromosome 5, ASM3666990v1, whole genome shotgun sequence genome includes a window with the following:
- the LOC136916397 gene encoding uncharacterized protein — translation MKRLNKLSQVPAKTNARGKLVGERKYHLQTFNVDITSKALPLAYSFQRQNSDNLNTLPATSKLCDFQYCSAGVSEKPIRLSCFHTIHPSCLQMAHDQCPICSKPLFNEMKRLSNSFNESLLEPTKKSPGQSTTTDATPISDDEDELPTSCHDAETSTYYQTEAWQIKIDQTLDSFVVPQPQQPQQPTQTQQQSSAQEQHHTSNFPHNATTSPNQPPIFKMAFGSSIIWFFPSQFSQSTLYGRNGSNACTFIALLLAKFYFLHKNALSLSQHMSLPLNWINLFINCISLGNHIYDSVTTGIGQYFSVQEATPFLRLITGNVQLEDSFDLSILNENPMIPQSSLAFYLERLTREENLAAVVIMNGMTISLVGQNNNIIVMDSHLHGQLGAMVGIISIDRIEQLLIFVKQQLSPHFNICSLTFVNY, via the exons atgaaaagACTAAACAAATTAAGCCAG GTTCCGGCTAAAACAAATGCAAGAGGGAAACTTGTTGGAGAACGAAAATACCATCTACAAACATTCAATGTTGATATCACCAGTAAAGCACTACCTTTGGCATATTCTTTTCAGAGACAAAACAGTGATAATTTAAACACTTTACCAGCAACATCAAAACTCTGTGACTTCCAATACTGTTCTGCAGGTGTATCCGAGAAACCAATCCGTCTATCTTGTTTTCACACTATCCACCCATCTTGTTTGCAAATGGCCCATGATCAATGTCCTATCTGTTCAAAACCTCTCTTCAATGAAATGAAAAGGCTGTCCAATTCTTTTAATGAATCACTACTGGAACCAACTAAGAAATCACCAGGGCAATCAACAACAACAGATGCCACTCCAATCTCTGATGATGAAGATGAGCTGCCAACCTCCTGTCACGATGCTGAAACATCTACCTACTATCAAACAGAAGcatggcaaataaaaattgaccAAACCCTAGACTCGTTTGTAGTTCCACAGCCACAACAACCACAACAGCCAACTCAAACACAGCAACAATCCTCAGCACAAGAACAACATCACACGTCAAATTTTCCTCACAATGCCACCACCTCTCCTAACCAGCctcccattttcaaaatggcctttggaaGTTCTATTATCTGGTTCTTTCCATCTCAATTTTCACAGTCTACTCTCTACGGAAGAAATGGTTCAAATGCAtgtacattcattgctttactgctgGCCAAATTTTACTTTCTCCATAAGAATGCTCTTTCATTAAGCCAACACATGTCACTTCCCTTAAACTggataaatctatttattaaCTGTATTTCACTTGGAAACCACATCTATGACAGTGTTACCACAGGAATAGGGCAATACTTCAGTGTCCAAGAGGCAACTCCTTTTCTGCGTCTTATTACCGGtaatgtacaacttgaagactcctttgaccTATCCATCCTGAACGAAAATCCAATGATTCCTCAGAGTTCTCTAGCATTTTATTTGGAACGGCTTACCAGAGAAGAAAATCTTGCCGCTGTTGTTATCATGAATGGGATGACCATCAGcctggttggacaaaacaacaacatcataGTGATGGACAGCCACTTACATGGTCAACTTGGTGCCATGGTTGGCATAATCAGTATTGATAGAATAGAGCAACTACTAATTTTTGTTAAACAACAATTGTctcctcactttaatatttgctccctcacttttgtgaactattaa